In a single window of the Neodiprion virginianus isolate iyNeoVirg1 chromosome 1, iyNeoVirg1.1, whole genome shotgun sequence genome:
- the LOC124298307 gene encoding protocadherin Fat 3-like isoform X1, protein MSILHRISVIAICASFIYAANGQATCALSYENGTELSDTYWSFGFVLDAIDDTSESGTVLLNMTASSITSISTIVADSDSGYFYMQPVLEDGQFIVTLTDYFSQYEELESTTTMLVTITFVCSVNTRSLEIYQPITDTNNNYPEFQDAPYTYELPMPFPSGFSVQLFGTISAKDIDLTNTNISFTLNSSDPNANGFSASWLSQDTSDTKLHYAQLLTTALLNIEEDVTFKIYATDTGTPALTSETNITISVDEENSTPSSPIFTYPIYISDLSGLTFEEANGTTVVFNQGDITLSQGASNTTSFTIVDNIGSYEDNFLITVSEDYTTISITLQNVTDEFLAEYYVILTLTAVRTGATDTGITILHIALPGIVSTECSSTTTGESTTIVTSTVGSTATISAVTSETESTTATTTITECPTITTDECVCDFSTTVTSAYENTYTMTTDGSENSTTTSTGDGVTDTTESVATAATTVETTECPVVTVTQECDCTESTVTTSYSATTNTEATDSLTTTLSPENETTTLSTEDGTTVTTTTTVTPGLSFSSSSYRFDKDSTFTGVLMTQTAVATNAEGTIVYSVSINDDDLSSRVIIDSDTAALEVTAAISPGVYTFQILATIDDLSLSTSATVILVISTLTECSGDIVFGYALQIIELEEESAHENILPLDDNGCNYTIYSQTPSQDLFTITGNYLNTVAIDREASYFSNMTVAQVRVIIDASCPNDTDATNNTTTTRSKRDTEYEVLTENIAYERTRTILVVIITDINDNAPVWNSNTPTYIGFPGYELAQLILVPYVYQLGATDADIDDNAMVTYTLGSGSDDVFYIHNTDGTLYIQQGVYTEDGYQFTVTATDGTFETSTDLTVRTLASSNVAVLFISGGLLEDVDYIVEELSTSTGYWVRALTSAVISESDAANFTSSKSLSSWTKRATDTNTLLRLVLYGLNITEPVASEILVSTVESTNFTWGISDLVTLESILADSSESGMLAEFDTRGYWAAIIVLSVLLLLLIITAGVVYFLFCRPNKSTSVESDVSYKNFENRQSNQSNGSYYVKSVTLSESQDHVSESTDSTNAEWVLNQTTKPDKLFFENNCSFSTLKGSNDGDITIVTRNESRQDTSPNLTKRKSVAFSSTVEEIEVARL, encoded by the exons CTTGTGCGCTGTCATATGAAAATGGAACGGAACTGTCGGATACGTATTGGAGTTTTGGATTCGTTCTGGACGCTATAGATGACACGTCTGAATCAGGAACGGTTCTGCTTAATATGACGGCTTCTTCGATTACAAGTATTAGCACTATTGTGGCTGATAGTGACAGTGGGTACTTCTACATGCAGCCGGTTCTGGAAGACGGACAATTCATCGTAACCCTGACCGACTACTTTTCACAATACGAAGAGCTCGAG TCCACAACGACGATGCTCGTCACTATAACATTCGTATGTTCAGTCAACACCCGATCACTA GAAATCTATCAACCGATAACGGACACAAACAACAACTATCCCGAGTTCCAGGATGCTCCTTATACTTACGAGCTTCCAATGCCTTTCCCATCAGGATTCTCTGTACAACTATTCGGTACAATTTCTGCTAAGGACATCGATCTCACGAATACGAATATCAGTTTCACTTTAAACTCTTCTGATCCCAATGCTAATGGGTTTTCTGCATCGTGGTTATCTCAAGATACATCAGATACCAAACTACATTATGCTCAGCTATTGACTACGGCTCTTCTAAATATCGAAGAAGATGTAACTTTCAAGATTTACGCAACG GATACCGGTACACCTGCTTTGACTTCTGAAACGAACATTACTATCAGCGTGGATGAAGAAAACAGTACTCCCTCTAGTCCAATATTCACGTATCCGATTTACATCTCGGATCTCTCCGGTCTCACTTTCGAAGAG GCAAATGGCACAACGGTGGTCTTCAATCAAGGCGACATCACCTTGAGTCAAGGAGCCAGTAATACAACGTCATTCACAATCGTTGACAATATAGGGA GTTACGAAGACAATTTCCTGATCACCGTTAGTGAAGACTACACCACCATTAGCATAACTCTGCAGAATGTGACTGATGAATTTCTTGCTGAATACTACGTCATCCTAACTCTAACT GCAGTAAGAACTGGCGCCACAGATACGGGAATAACCATTTTGCACATTGCTTTACCCGGAATTGTTTCTACGGAATGCAGTTCAACTACAACAGGAGAAAGTACGACCATTGTCACTTCAACGGTGGGATCCACAGCAACTATTTCAGCAGTGACAAGTGAAACAGAAT CAACGACAGCAACTACCACAATCACTGAATGCCCGACGATCACCACGGACGAATGTGTCTGCGATTTTTCCACGACAGTTACGTCTGCATACGAAAACACCTATACGATGACTACTGACGGAagtgaaaattcaacaacGACCAGTACCGGTGATGGCGTAACTGATACTACGGAAAGTGTTGCAACGGCCGCGACTACAG TCGAAACGACCGAATGCCCGGTTGTAACTGTTACCCAAGAATGTGACTGCACTGAATCAACGGTGACTACATCCTACTCGGCTACAACTAACACAGAAGCAACTGATAGCTTAACCACAACCCTATCACCGGAAAATGAAACCACAACTTTGTCTACCGAAGATGGTACTACGGTTACGACAACCACGACTGTTACTCCTGGCTTGAGTTTCTCGAGTAGTAGCTACAGATTTGACAAGGACTCTACCTTCACTGGGGTTCTTATGACGCAAACAGCAGTGGCCACTAATGCTGAAGGAACCATTGTGTATTCTGTGTCTATTAACGATG ACGATCTTTCCTCCAGGGTCATCATAGACAGCGACACTGCTGCATTAGAAGTTACAGCGGCAATCAGCCCGGGAGTTTACACATTCCAAATTTTAGCGACTATCGATGATTTGAGCCTAAGTACATCGGCAACCGTAATTCTTGTAATCAGCACGCTAACCGAGTGCAGTGGTGACATCGTATTTGGTTATGCTCTCCAGATTATCGAACTTGAAGAAGAGTCAGCCCATGAAAATATACTCCCACTCGATGATAATGGGTGCAACTATACTATTTATTCACAAACACCTAGCCAAG ACTTATTTACTATTACCGGCAACTACCTCAACACGGTCGCCATTGACAGAGAGGCTTCATACTTCAGTAACATGACAGTGGCTCAAGTTCGTGTGATCATCGATGCGAGCTGTCCGAACGATACAGATGCTACGAACAACACGACGACTACCAGATCAAAACGAGACACGGAATATGAAGTCTTAACCGAGAACATCGCATATGAGCGCACCAGAACTATTTTGGTTGTCATTATCACAGACATAAACGACAATGCTCCTGTTTGGAATTCAAACACACCAACCTACATAGGGTTCCCTGGATACGAGCTGGCGCAACTTATTCTCGTTCCCTACGTCTATCAACTTGGG GCAACTGACGCCGACATTGATGATAATGCAATGGTTACGTACACTCTAGGAAGTGGTTCCGACGATGTATTCTACATCCACAACACGGATGGAACACTCTACATACAGCAGGGAGTCTACACCGAAGACGGTTACCAATTCACGGTCACCGCGACCGACGGCACCTTCGAAACATCAACAGATCTGACAGTTAGAACACTCGCGAGTAGCAATGTAGCTGTTCTATTCATCAGCGGTGGCCTTTTAGAAGATGTTGATTACATCGTAGAGGAGCTGAGCACGAGTACAGGATATTGGGTTCGAGCGCTCACTTCGGCTGTAATATCCGAAAGCGATGCTGCAAATTTCACCTCCTCAAAGTCACTCTCCAGCTGGACAAAAAGAGCAACCGATACCAATACCCTTCTTCGACTTGTCCTCTACGGACTGAATATCACCGAGCCTGTGGCCAGCGAAATTCTAGTCTC AACCGTCGAAAGTACTAACTTCACTTGGGGAATCAGCGACTTGGTGACATTGGAATCCATTCTAGCTGACAGTTCGGAATCCGGCATGTTGGCAGAATTCGATACTCGCGGTTATTGGGCGGCGATCATTGTACTATCAGTGCTTTTGTTATTACTCATAATTACCGCTGGTGTTGTATACTTCTTGTTCTGCAG ACCCAACAAATCCACGTCAGTGGAATCCGATGTCTCGTACAAGAACTTTGAGAATCGTCAATCAAACCAAAGTAACGG AAGTTACTACGTGAAATCAGTAACCTTGAGCGAGTCACAGGATCATGT ATCGGAGTCTACAGACTCAACGAATGCTGAATGGGTTTTGAATCAAACGACAAAACCAGACAAATTATTCTTCGAAAATAACTGCTCATTCAGTACTCTGAAAGGAAGTAATGACGGCGATATTACAATCGTAACACGAAACGAGAGTAGACAAGA TACCTCACCTAATCttacgaaaagaaaatcagTGGCATTCAGCAGCACCGTTGAAGAAATCGAAGTTGCCAGACTTTGA
- the LOC124298307 gene encoding protocadherin Fat 3-like isoform X3 produces MSILHRISVIAICASFIYAANGQATCALSYENGTELSDTYWSFGFVLDAIDDTSESGTVLLNMTASSITSISTIVADSDSGYFYMQPVLEDGQFIVTLTDYFSQYEELESTTTMLVTITFVCSVNTRSLEIYQPITDTNNNYPEFQDAPYTYELPMPFPSGFSVQLFGTISAKDIDLTNTNISFTLNSSDPNANGFSASWLSQDTSDTKLHYAQLLTTALLNIEEDVTFKIYATDTGTPALTSETNITISVDEENSTPSSPIFTYPIYISDLSGLTFEEANGTTVVFNQGDITLSQGASNTTSFTIVDNIGSYEDNFLITVSEDYTTISITLQNVTDEFLAEYYVILTLTAVRTGATDTGITILHIALPGIVSTECSSTTTGESTTIVTSTVGSTATISAVTSETESTTATTTITECPTITTDECVCDFSTTVTSAYENTYTMTTDGSENSTTTSTGDGVTDTTESVATAATTVETTECPVVTVTQECDCTESTVTTSYSATTNTEATDSLTTTLSPENETTTLSTEDGTTVTTTTTVTPGLSFSSSSYRFDKDSTFTGVLMTQTAVATNAEGTIVYSVSINDDDLSSRVIIDSDTAALEVTAAISPGVYTFQILATIDDLSLSTSATVILVISTLTECSGDIVFGYALQIIELEEESAHENILPLDDNGCNYTIYSQTPSQDLFTITGNYLNTVAIDREASYFSNMTVAQVRVIIDASCPNDTDATNNTTTTRSKRDTEYEVLTENIAYERTRTILVVIITDINDNAPVWNSNTPTYIGFPGYELAQLILVPYVYQLGATDADIDDNAMVTYTLGSGSDDVFYIHNTDGTLYIQQGVYTEDGYQFTVTATDGTFETSTDLTVRTLASSNVAVLFISGGLLEDVDYIVEELSTSTGYWVRALTSAVISESDAANFTSSKSLSSWTKRATDTNTLLRLVLYGLNITEPVASEILVSTVESTNFTWGISDLVTLESILADSSESGMLAEFDTRGYWAAIIVLSVLLLLLIITAGVVYFLFCRPNKSTSVESDVSYKNFENRQSNQSNGTSPNLTKRKSVAFSSTVEEIEVARL; encoded by the exons CTTGTGCGCTGTCATATGAAAATGGAACGGAACTGTCGGATACGTATTGGAGTTTTGGATTCGTTCTGGACGCTATAGATGACACGTCTGAATCAGGAACGGTTCTGCTTAATATGACGGCTTCTTCGATTACAAGTATTAGCACTATTGTGGCTGATAGTGACAGTGGGTACTTCTACATGCAGCCGGTTCTGGAAGACGGACAATTCATCGTAACCCTGACCGACTACTTTTCACAATACGAAGAGCTCGAG TCCACAACGACGATGCTCGTCACTATAACATTCGTATGTTCAGTCAACACCCGATCACTA GAAATCTATCAACCGATAACGGACACAAACAACAACTATCCCGAGTTCCAGGATGCTCCTTATACTTACGAGCTTCCAATGCCTTTCCCATCAGGATTCTCTGTACAACTATTCGGTACAATTTCTGCTAAGGACATCGATCTCACGAATACGAATATCAGTTTCACTTTAAACTCTTCTGATCCCAATGCTAATGGGTTTTCTGCATCGTGGTTATCTCAAGATACATCAGATACCAAACTACATTATGCTCAGCTATTGACTACGGCTCTTCTAAATATCGAAGAAGATGTAACTTTCAAGATTTACGCAACG GATACCGGTACACCTGCTTTGACTTCTGAAACGAACATTACTATCAGCGTGGATGAAGAAAACAGTACTCCCTCTAGTCCAATATTCACGTATCCGATTTACATCTCGGATCTCTCCGGTCTCACTTTCGAAGAG GCAAATGGCACAACGGTGGTCTTCAATCAAGGCGACATCACCTTGAGTCAAGGAGCCAGTAATACAACGTCATTCACAATCGTTGACAATATAGGGA GTTACGAAGACAATTTCCTGATCACCGTTAGTGAAGACTACACCACCATTAGCATAACTCTGCAGAATGTGACTGATGAATTTCTTGCTGAATACTACGTCATCCTAACTCTAACT GCAGTAAGAACTGGCGCCACAGATACGGGAATAACCATTTTGCACATTGCTTTACCCGGAATTGTTTCTACGGAATGCAGTTCAACTACAACAGGAGAAAGTACGACCATTGTCACTTCAACGGTGGGATCCACAGCAACTATTTCAGCAGTGACAAGTGAAACAGAAT CAACGACAGCAACTACCACAATCACTGAATGCCCGACGATCACCACGGACGAATGTGTCTGCGATTTTTCCACGACAGTTACGTCTGCATACGAAAACACCTATACGATGACTACTGACGGAagtgaaaattcaacaacGACCAGTACCGGTGATGGCGTAACTGATACTACGGAAAGTGTTGCAACGGCCGCGACTACAG TCGAAACGACCGAATGCCCGGTTGTAACTGTTACCCAAGAATGTGACTGCACTGAATCAACGGTGACTACATCCTACTCGGCTACAACTAACACAGAAGCAACTGATAGCTTAACCACAACCCTATCACCGGAAAATGAAACCACAACTTTGTCTACCGAAGATGGTACTACGGTTACGACAACCACGACTGTTACTCCTGGCTTGAGTTTCTCGAGTAGTAGCTACAGATTTGACAAGGACTCTACCTTCACTGGGGTTCTTATGACGCAAACAGCAGTGGCCACTAATGCTGAAGGAACCATTGTGTATTCTGTGTCTATTAACGATG ACGATCTTTCCTCCAGGGTCATCATAGACAGCGACACTGCTGCATTAGAAGTTACAGCGGCAATCAGCCCGGGAGTTTACACATTCCAAATTTTAGCGACTATCGATGATTTGAGCCTAAGTACATCGGCAACCGTAATTCTTGTAATCAGCACGCTAACCGAGTGCAGTGGTGACATCGTATTTGGTTATGCTCTCCAGATTATCGAACTTGAAGAAGAGTCAGCCCATGAAAATATACTCCCACTCGATGATAATGGGTGCAACTATACTATTTATTCACAAACACCTAGCCAAG ACTTATTTACTATTACCGGCAACTACCTCAACACGGTCGCCATTGACAGAGAGGCTTCATACTTCAGTAACATGACAGTGGCTCAAGTTCGTGTGATCATCGATGCGAGCTGTCCGAACGATACAGATGCTACGAACAACACGACGACTACCAGATCAAAACGAGACACGGAATATGAAGTCTTAACCGAGAACATCGCATATGAGCGCACCAGAACTATTTTGGTTGTCATTATCACAGACATAAACGACAATGCTCCTGTTTGGAATTCAAACACACCAACCTACATAGGGTTCCCTGGATACGAGCTGGCGCAACTTATTCTCGTTCCCTACGTCTATCAACTTGGG GCAACTGACGCCGACATTGATGATAATGCAATGGTTACGTACACTCTAGGAAGTGGTTCCGACGATGTATTCTACATCCACAACACGGATGGAACACTCTACATACAGCAGGGAGTCTACACCGAAGACGGTTACCAATTCACGGTCACCGCGACCGACGGCACCTTCGAAACATCAACAGATCTGACAGTTAGAACACTCGCGAGTAGCAATGTAGCTGTTCTATTCATCAGCGGTGGCCTTTTAGAAGATGTTGATTACATCGTAGAGGAGCTGAGCACGAGTACAGGATATTGGGTTCGAGCGCTCACTTCGGCTGTAATATCCGAAAGCGATGCTGCAAATTTCACCTCCTCAAAGTCACTCTCCAGCTGGACAAAAAGAGCAACCGATACCAATACCCTTCTTCGACTTGTCCTCTACGGACTGAATATCACCGAGCCTGTGGCCAGCGAAATTCTAGTCTC AACCGTCGAAAGTACTAACTTCACTTGGGGAATCAGCGACTTGGTGACATTGGAATCCATTCTAGCTGACAGTTCGGAATCCGGCATGTTGGCAGAATTCGATACTCGCGGTTATTGGGCGGCGATCATTGTACTATCAGTGCTTTTGTTATTACTCATAATTACCGCTGGTGTTGTATACTTCTTGTTCTGCAG ACCCAACAAATCCACGTCAGTGGAATCCGATGTCTCGTACAAGAACTTTGAGAATCGTCAATCAAACCAAAGTAACGG TACCTCACCTAATCttacgaaaagaaaatcagTGGCATTCAGCAGCACCGTTGAAGAAATCGAAGTTGCCAGACTTTGA
- the LOC124298307 gene encoding protocadherin Fat 3-like isoform X2 → MSILHRISVIAICASFIYAANGQATCALSYENGTELSDTYWSFGFVLDAIDDTSESGTVLLNMTASSITSISTIVADSDSGYFYMQPVLEDGQFIVTLTDYFSQYEELESTTTMLVTITFVCSVNTRSLEIYQPITDTNNNYPEFQDAPYTYELPMPFPSGFSVQLFGTISAKDIDLTNTNISFTLNSSDPNANGFSASWLSQDTSDTKLHYAQLLTTALLNIEEDVTFKIYATDTGTPALTSETNITISVDEENSTPSSPIFTYPIYISDLSGLTFEEANGTTVVFNQGDITLSQGASNTTSFTIVDNIGSYEDNFLITVSEDYTTISITLQNVTDEFLAEYYVILTLTAVRTGATDTGITILHIALPGIVSTECSSTTTGESTTIVTSTVGSTATISAVTSETESTTATTTITECPTITTDECVCDFSTTVTSAYENTYTMTTDGSENSTTTSTGDGVTDTTESVATAATTVETTECPVVTVTQECDCTESTVTTSYSATTNTEATDSLTTTLSPENETTTLSTEDGTTVTTTTTVTPGLSFSSSSYRFDKDSTFTGVLMTQTAVATNAEGTIVYSVSINDDDLSSRVIIDSDTAALEVTAAISPGVYTFQILATIDDLSLSTSATVILVISTLTECSGDIVFGYALQIIELEEESAHENILPLDDNGCNYTIYSQTPSQDLFTITGNYLNTVAIDREASYFSNMTVAQVRVIIDASCPNDTDATNNTTTTRSKRDTEYEVLTENIAYERTRTILVVIITDINDNAPVWNSNTPTYIGFPGYELAQLILVPYVYQLGATDADIDDNAMVTYTLGSGSDDVFYIHNTDGTLYIQQGVYTEDGYQFTVTATDGTFETSTDLTVRTLASSNVAVLFISGGLLEDVDYIVEELSTSTGYWVRALTSAVISESDAANFTSSKSLSSWTKRATDTNTLLRLVLYGLNITEPVASEILVSTVESTNFTWGISDLVTLESILADSSESGMLAEFDTRGYWAAIIVLSVLLLLLIITAGVVYFLFCRPNKSTSVESDVSYKNFENRQSNQSNGSYYVKSVTLSESQDHVTSPNLTKRKSVAFSSTVEEIEVARL, encoded by the exons CTTGTGCGCTGTCATATGAAAATGGAACGGAACTGTCGGATACGTATTGGAGTTTTGGATTCGTTCTGGACGCTATAGATGACACGTCTGAATCAGGAACGGTTCTGCTTAATATGACGGCTTCTTCGATTACAAGTATTAGCACTATTGTGGCTGATAGTGACAGTGGGTACTTCTACATGCAGCCGGTTCTGGAAGACGGACAATTCATCGTAACCCTGACCGACTACTTTTCACAATACGAAGAGCTCGAG TCCACAACGACGATGCTCGTCACTATAACATTCGTATGTTCAGTCAACACCCGATCACTA GAAATCTATCAACCGATAACGGACACAAACAACAACTATCCCGAGTTCCAGGATGCTCCTTATACTTACGAGCTTCCAATGCCTTTCCCATCAGGATTCTCTGTACAACTATTCGGTACAATTTCTGCTAAGGACATCGATCTCACGAATACGAATATCAGTTTCACTTTAAACTCTTCTGATCCCAATGCTAATGGGTTTTCTGCATCGTGGTTATCTCAAGATACATCAGATACCAAACTACATTATGCTCAGCTATTGACTACGGCTCTTCTAAATATCGAAGAAGATGTAACTTTCAAGATTTACGCAACG GATACCGGTACACCTGCTTTGACTTCTGAAACGAACATTACTATCAGCGTGGATGAAGAAAACAGTACTCCCTCTAGTCCAATATTCACGTATCCGATTTACATCTCGGATCTCTCCGGTCTCACTTTCGAAGAG GCAAATGGCACAACGGTGGTCTTCAATCAAGGCGACATCACCTTGAGTCAAGGAGCCAGTAATACAACGTCATTCACAATCGTTGACAATATAGGGA GTTACGAAGACAATTTCCTGATCACCGTTAGTGAAGACTACACCACCATTAGCATAACTCTGCAGAATGTGACTGATGAATTTCTTGCTGAATACTACGTCATCCTAACTCTAACT GCAGTAAGAACTGGCGCCACAGATACGGGAATAACCATTTTGCACATTGCTTTACCCGGAATTGTTTCTACGGAATGCAGTTCAACTACAACAGGAGAAAGTACGACCATTGTCACTTCAACGGTGGGATCCACAGCAACTATTTCAGCAGTGACAAGTGAAACAGAAT CAACGACAGCAACTACCACAATCACTGAATGCCCGACGATCACCACGGACGAATGTGTCTGCGATTTTTCCACGACAGTTACGTCTGCATACGAAAACACCTATACGATGACTACTGACGGAagtgaaaattcaacaacGACCAGTACCGGTGATGGCGTAACTGATACTACGGAAAGTGTTGCAACGGCCGCGACTACAG TCGAAACGACCGAATGCCCGGTTGTAACTGTTACCCAAGAATGTGACTGCACTGAATCAACGGTGACTACATCCTACTCGGCTACAACTAACACAGAAGCAACTGATAGCTTAACCACAACCCTATCACCGGAAAATGAAACCACAACTTTGTCTACCGAAGATGGTACTACGGTTACGACAACCACGACTGTTACTCCTGGCTTGAGTTTCTCGAGTAGTAGCTACAGATTTGACAAGGACTCTACCTTCACTGGGGTTCTTATGACGCAAACAGCAGTGGCCACTAATGCTGAAGGAACCATTGTGTATTCTGTGTCTATTAACGATG ACGATCTTTCCTCCAGGGTCATCATAGACAGCGACACTGCTGCATTAGAAGTTACAGCGGCAATCAGCCCGGGAGTTTACACATTCCAAATTTTAGCGACTATCGATGATTTGAGCCTAAGTACATCGGCAACCGTAATTCTTGTAATCAGCACGCTAACCGAGTGCAGTGGTGACATCGTATTTGGTTATGCTCTCCAGATTATCGAACTTGAAGAAGAGTCAGCCCATGAAAATATACTCCCACTCGATGATAATGGGTGCAACTATACTATTTATTCACAAACACCTAGCCAAG ACTTATTTACTATTACCGGCAACTACCTCAACACGGTCGCCATTGACAGAGAGGCTTCATACTTCAGTAACATGACAGTGGCTCAAGTTCGTGTGATCATCGATGCGAGCTGTCCGAACGATACAGATGCTACGAACAACACGACGACTACCAGATCAAAACGAGACACGGAATATGAAGTCTTAACCGAGAACATCGCATATGAGCGCACCAGAACTATTTTGGTTGTCATTATCACAGACATAAACGACAATGCTCCTGTTTGGAATTCAAACACACCAACCTACATAGGGTTCCCTGGATACGAGCTGGCGCAACTTATTCTCGTTCCCTACGTCTATCAACTTGGG GCAACTGACGCCGACATTGATGATAATGCAATGGTTACGTACACTCTAGGAAGTGGTTCCGACGATGTATTCTACATCCACAACACGGATGGAACACTCTACATACAGCAGGGAGTCTACACCGAAGACGGTTACCAATTCACGGTCACCGCGACCGACGGCACCTTCGAAACATCAACAGATCTGACAGTTAGAACACTCGCGAGTAGCAATGTAGCTGTTCTATTCATCAGCGGTGGCCTTTTAGAAGATGTTGATTACATCGTAGAGGAGCTGAGCACGAGTACAGGATATTGGGTTCGAGCGCTCACTTCGGCTGTAATATCCGAAAGCGATGCTGCAAATTTCACCTCCTCAAAGTCACTCTCCAGCTGGACAAAAAGAGCAACCGATACCAATACCCTTCTTCGACTTGTCCTCTACGGACTGAATATCACCGAGCCTGTGGCCAGCGAAATTCTAGTCTC AACCGTCGAAAGTACTAACTTCACTTGGGGAATCAGCGACTTGGTGACATTGGAATCCATTCTAGCTGACAGTTCGGAATCCGGCATGTTGGCAGAATTCGATACTCGCGGTTATTGGGCGGCGATCATTGTACTATCAGTGCTTTTGTTATTACTCATAATTACCGCTGGTGTTGTATACTTCTTGTTCTGCAG ACCCAACAAATCCACGTCAGTGGAATCCGATGTCTCGTACAAGAACTTTGAGAATCGTCAATCAAACCAAAGTAACGG AAGTTACTACGTGAAATCAGTAACCTTGAGCGAGTCACAGGATCATGT TACCTCACCTAATCttacgaaaagaaaatcagTGGCATTCAGCAGCACCGTTGAAGAAATCGAAGTTGCCAGACTTTGA